The following proteins come from a genomic window of Synechococcus sp. BIOS-E4-1:
- a CDS encoding Nif11-like leader peptide family natural product precursor yields MSEEQLKAFLEKVKADTSLQEKLKAAADSDAVLAIAKEAGFSISADDLKNAQSKVSEEELENASGGKVTGVSTGQRCTVLICWCV; encoded by the coding sequence ATGTCAGAAGAACAACTCAAAGCCTTCCTGGAGAAGGTCAAAGCAGACACCAGCCTTCAGGAGAAACTCAAAGCTGCTGCTGATTCAGACGCAGTTCTTGCGATTGCAAAAGAGGCTGGCTTTAGCATCTCTGCTGATGACTTGAAGAACGCTCAATCAAAGGTTTCAGAAGAAGAGCTTGAAAATGCATCTGGGGGGAAGGTCACTGGTGTCTCGACTGGACAGAGGTGCACTGTGTTAATATGCTGGTGTGTGTAG
- a CDS encoding Nif11-like leader peptide family natural product precursor → MQTALKAFLEKVKADTSLQEKLKAAANTDAVLAIAKEAGFKISAEDLKNAQVTELSDEELEGAAGGRCACKDFYSVPTVEG, encoded by the coding sequence ATACAAACGGCACTCAAAGCCTTCTTGGAGAAGGTCAAAGCAGACACCAGCCTTCAGGAGAAGCTGAAAGCTGCAGCTAATACTGATGCAGTTCTTGCGATTGCGAAAGAGGCTGGGTTTAAGATTTCTGCTGAAGACTTGAAGAACGCTCAAGTCACAGAGCTTTCAGATGAGGAATTGGAGGGCGCAGCTGGAGGGAGGTGTGCTTGCAAAGACTTTTACTCTGTGCCAACTGTTGAGGGTTAG
- a CDS encoding DNA-3-methyladenine glycosylase — MKKVVAPATPIATQHIANDFPALPQSFFCRPAEVVGPDLVGCRLVKRQSDGGVLWGVIVETEAYSQDEPACHGYRRRSPQNETLFGEPGRFCQKYRHHAKGGAKCHWGSRMLKRLVGSSRSKKKRVSPGQQQLPFAFDVRLNQIPEEWYQVAVRFRRANGIRDGDRERRFWQLR, encoded by the coding sequence GTGAAGAAGGTTGTCGCTCCAGCCACGCCCATAGCCACCCAGCACATCGCCAACGATTTCCCAGCTCTACCTCAATCCTTCTTCTGCCGCCCTGCAGAGGTGGTGGGACCTGACTTGGTGGGCTGTCGGCTGGTGAAACGCCAGAGCGATGGAGGGGTGTTGTGGGGCGTGATTGTGGAAACGGAGGCGTATTCACAGGACGAACCTGCCTGCCACGGCTACCGCAGGCGTTCGCCGCAAAACGAGACGCTGTTTGGTGAGCCTGGGCGGTTCTGCCAGAAGTATCGCCATCACGCCAAGGGAGGGGCTAAGTGCCATTGGGGCTCAAGGATGCTGAAGCGATTGGTTGGGAGCAGTAGAAGCAAGAAGAAACGGGTCTCACCAGGGCAACAGCAACTCCCTTTTGCTTTTGATGTTCGGCTCAATCAAATCCCAGAGGAGTGGTATCAAGTTGCGGTGAGATTTAGACGGGCAAATGGCATCCGTGATGGTGATAGGGAGCGAAGGTTTTGGCAGTTGCGTTGA
- a CDS encoding Nif11-like leader peptide family natural product precursor encodes MSEEQLKAFLEKVKGDSSLQEKLKAAADVDAALAIAKEAGFSISADDVRTSISDEELEGAAGGGYDCTREDWSCNPDCIR; translated from the coding sequence ATGTCAGAAGAACAACTCAAGGCATTCCTCGAAAAAGTCAAAGGCGACTCCAGTCTTCAGGAAAAGCTCAAAGCAGCCGCTGATGTTGACGCAGCTCTTGCAATTGCGAAAGAGGCTGGGTTTAGTATTTCTGCTGATGACGTTCGGACGTCAATTTCAGATGAGGAACTTGAAGGCGCGGCTGGGGGTGGTTACGACTGCACTAGGGAAGACTGGTCCTGCAACCCCGACTGCATTCGATAG